The Channa argus isolate prfri chromosome 13, Channa argus male v1.0, whole genome shotgun sequence DNA window TTGTCACACACCTGCAGGTGACGATGAACTTGAGTGCCACAGTGGCATCTGGACCACCGTGCAGGAGCAGACTGAAAAGCCAAGATCTGTTACAACTGTATCTCGCCCCCTCCATGCAGCTCTTAGCCTCCCTCTGTCATTCCCTCTGTCCTCTCTATACGCAAACAGAGACTCCTGGGAATCTCAGTCACCTTGCTCACCATCCCCGCCTGAAGGTCCTGGGTTTCAGAGCCTAGAATCCCGCCGGCCACAGAGGAGAACATCCCAGTGTTCACTGAAAGAGAAGTCTATCCGTGAGTGTGGCCTTTAGTTATTTATGGACAAAATTGTGGATTCTTTATACGCATCATcttaatcaaataatttttttggttgCTTGTTTTCAGGGCGAAAGGTGCAGGTTTATTCTCCAGACAGCCCAAGTGATGAGTCTCTCAGCAGCCCAATCCTGGATGCAGACTACATCTTCCCTGGACCTTTTGCATCTTTCCTGGAGGAAGACCTAAGTGGAATATCTTCCCTGGAAGCCATTTCAAGCCTCTCATCAGAAGATAGTGTTCCAGATCTCCCAAACAGtcaaaaagatgtttttagttTACCTGCAGAACCACTGCACATAACTGAGGACTCAACAACAGGGGTCGGGGAAGACAGTGGGGGTGTAGAAATGTCAACTGCCACAGGAGGAAGCGTTTTGTCACGCAGCCGTCAAGGGGACCAAGAGCGACGGCGGTTCTCAGCTTCAGAGCTGATATCTAGGCTGCAGCTGTCTCAGAGGAAAAACTCTTTCACTTTGAAGCTGGGGAAGTCGCTGTCAGCAAGAGTAGCctccagagacagacagaactCCAGCAGCCTCAGTCCTAGTGCTGACTGTGAGTAGACAGCACACCCAGCATCATGGGTaacatttcaataaatgttGGTCCAAAAGAAACCTGGAGAGATGTGAACCTCCTGCAGCATCTCACTGGAGATCCTCTCCCTCCCCCTTCTGTGTACTGTCTAAggagtaaaatattttttgtgtgcaGCTTTACTTTCCTATAAAATGTGTATGTTActgacattatttaaaaagaagggGAGCTTTAAACACCAAAGAATGTCaagaaaatgctgcaaaacatttaaaaaggctttaaatGCAGCTATTACTGTACAATATCTAATAATAATGTCTCTTGCTTCTAAACCCCTgcatcatttgctttttttactgTTGCAGATAAGTCCAACTCCAAGCACCGGAGCTCAGGAGGCTCTAGTGATAGTGCCCCCCAGAGTCCTGTGGGACCCTCACCTCCTTTGCAATGCAATGACAGTGGGATGCCTTTGCACCGGTGGAGCACAAAACTtgggtaaatataaaaatgagttgttcattttatttatttctctgaaTCTCATTTGTCTGTGCAACAGACTTTCATTATTGTTTCAGAACTATTGTAAACACATCATGGAGCCACACCACTGCACTGGTTGGCATGATTCTTCATTAGGAAAACACGGGGTCTAAAGGCTGAGGCCGAGCCTTTCTCTTTATAGCGTCTAAAGTACAAAAACGGTCAACTGTTTTTCAACAACACAGttctaaaccacagacaaatAGCCTAAAATACAGTTTCGGAATTAGGGACAGTGCTGAGAGTAAAATTGTTGGTTTGAGTCTGTATGATGTCttcaaagtaacaaaaatacagaatgtattgaattcatttctttttttctttttttttttggcaggaTGCGAAAGAAATCCATAGAAGATGACTCAGGCACACCTGCAACTGTTGCCAGTTCAAATCGCTTGTCACGGTTTTTGCCAAGTTGTAAGTTTCcctaagatgttttttttttctgaaacattttccCTTTGTCTACCCTCTTACTTCTCTACATGTTATGGTGTCTCTCCGTCTTCCTCCTGCAGTGATTCTCTACCAGGAGTACAGTGACGTCGCCATCAACAGAGAGATCCAGAGGCAACAGGGGAAGGAGCCTGGCACAGAGGAAGAGGGGCTAAGGGACGAAGGTTCCGATGGGACCCCGTCTCCATCTAATCTGTCTCCATCCAGTTCCTTTCGGTCTTCGCGAGGTTCAGCTTTTGCCCTGTGGCAGGACATACCAGATGTCAGAACCAGTGGTCAGCTCGACAACTTCAGCAACGAGGAGCGGAAGTTACAGGAggtgaataaaatgtttcagaCTGTTTTAACTACCACAGCTGTCTGCTGATTTGTGAAGCTGAAGTACTGTTTCTGTCTCGACTCAGGCAAAGTTTGAGCTGGTGACTTCTGAAGCCTCATACATTCGCAGTTTGACAATTGCAGTGGACCACTTCATGTTGTCGCAGGAACTCTCTGAGTGTCTTGGAGCTCAGGAAAAACAGTGGCTCTTCTCCAAGCTGCCGGAAGTCAAAGATGTCAGTGAGAGGTGAAGCAATATGCAGATGATGTTCCTTTATTCCCCGTGTGGCAATAGTGTTTATTTTAACCTCTCAGGTTTCACGTCTACTTCTCTGAGTGTACTTCCTGCTTCTGCCCTGTAGGTTTCTCCAGGACTTGGAGCACAGGCTGGAGGAAGATATTCTGCGTTTTGATGTGTGTGACATCGTCCTGGATCACTGCCCAGCTCTTCGGAGGGTTTATTTACCTTATGTAACCAACCAGGCATATCAAGAGCAGACATACCAGCGTTTGCTGTGAGTAAATGCTTTCACCATAAAGTATGTAAACATATTTCCTGCTAAAGATCATAAAAATGTGTCCACTATACTCAATATACTCTCGAAAAATTAACTGTGGCATGTCCTGTCATAGCCCATGTCCTGTAAAGACTAGGATGTATGTTTGCCATGTTACACTAGTACCTCCAGTCGTACTAGTTTGTTTCATCTAGCCACAAGAATAAAATTGTTGTTGTCGTCTAGCTGTGTGGACAAATCTAATTCACCAGATAACCTTAGACACATTTTCTAAAGCCAGTTATGATACTTACCAATTGTCCATGTGTGCTCCACTCCATCCACCAACAAGGCACTGGCCCAGGCTGTCAAACAGGTTTCATAGCTCTTTATAGCAGGGGGAAATTAGGCTATACCATAGGGGAATGTAAGTGACCAGGGTTTTATAATTTGCACAAAATAGTCTTTGGAGTAAATAAGATCCATCGTTGACTTTCTGGTGTGAGACTGTATTGTATGGAATGTATTGAAGAAATCTTAATTGATTGTGGTTTGTCTTTGTAGGAGGGGCTTCTGGTATACGATGCCAGAAGTAGAACCTCCTAGAGAGTGGTGCTGCTGCTAGTTGCCCAATAGCAATGGGCCTAACTTAGTTTTTCTCATTGTGttgagtttcagttttatttatttgatttggatagttttaggtttatttcattgttatttttataattttttatataacTTTGTACACATATGCAGTTTGAACTGCTTCTATGTCTGGTCCACTGTAAATAAATCTTACACTGGTTGAAGACACATGCAGGGCCACTCGGCCTAACTCTTACATGTTTACTTATAAGATATTATTTAGTCTTCTTCATTGTGGTATTTTAACACTAACTATTTTAGTGAATGCAGGAATTTACATCTGTAGTGGATAAAAATTGTTTCATGCCTGGATGTCCATAATTTCCTCTAAGGGTGTTCAGGTGTTGTTTTACACCTGCATGACTTAACTTGCACATGGTTCATTTTAAGTActctgagctttttttttcttcttaggtTAAACTGCAGGCTGGAATTTTCAGTGAGTTTTCCTAAAAGCTTTTTTCTAAATTCCCACATCTTGCACTTTTAGGCACGACAACCCTCGGTTCCCTGGCATCCTGGCTCGTTTGGAGGAGGACCCCATCTGCCAAAGACTTCCTCTGACCTCTTTTCTAATCCTCCCATTTCAGCGGATCACACGGCTTAAAATGCTAGTGGAGGTACATAATTAATCATTCACTGCAGAATTCATGTTTGGACTTGAAACCCAATTATGTGAAGCTGTAAATGTGATGATATTGGTACCAGCCAAGCATTTTGCCAGAGCATGTTTTGCCTCAAAGAGTATTATTTACTCTTTGGTATGTCTTCAAAAAAAGTATCTTATTTTTTAGAATATTCTAAAGAGGACGACACCAGGCTCTCGGGATGAGGACACTGCCACAAAAGCTTTCAATGAGTTAAAAAAGGTAGTGATTATCGTCCCTAAAGGACACTTGGATGAGCAGCAGTGTTATCGCTGCTGTGGTAAAACAGTAATAACCCTATTAATGTGTGTCGTCTTAGATCATCAAAGAATGTAACTCCAGTGTGCAGTCGATGAAAAGGATGGAGGAACTTATTCACCTTAACAAGAAAATTCATTTTGAGGGAAAGGTGATTGAAGTCTTCAGtgtatttcacattttgtctcaattttttttttttttaaactgtgtttgttaTTCTGCAATTTGTTaaagctcttttctttttagatcTTTCCTCTGATCTCTCAGTCACGCTGGCTGGTGAAACATGGTGAACTCCTGGAAGTGGACACTCAGATGATGACCATTTCTGGATCCAAGCTCAAGTTACCCACCAAGCCTGTGTACCTCCACCTGTTCAATGACTGTCTGCTCCTGTCTAGGAGGAAGGAGTGAGTGACATACAGTGAATATACTTAAtaagacactatttttaattaCTTCTGACATACAAATGAACATTacttaaaatatcttttaagtTGAAATGTGGGGCGGCAGCagttcagttggtagagcggctGCCTATCGACCGGGGACAGAGGTTCGCGTCCCACTGAACACTGTTTTACACACTGCTCCTATAGTGTGGCCCCAGCCTAAGGAAATATCCCTGAGCTGCTGCCAGgctgtttaatgtgtttgagTCACAGAAGCCTTTGACAGCACCCCTATCCATTATTTCTACTTAAACAATTTGAAAAGTTACATGCTCCAGctctaaattaaacatttacacatgGACTGcataagttttcttttttttttttttttcgcaaACCCATGCACCTTTAGAATATGATGCTACACATGTTTGCATTAGCGATGACATGTAACATATTTATGCATGTTCTTTGCAGTACATGGAAGTTCATGGTGTTTGTCCATGCCAAGATAGGACAGCTGAAAGTGAAGGATCTCAGTCAAAAGCTGCAGGGCATCTCAGGTTTTATCTTTCACTTGCAGCTGTGTGAAGGCCAGCAGCTCAAACACCAGATCCTGCTCAAGTCACACACTGAGTGAGTAACACCACTTACTCAAAATACTGTCAACAATGGATTTACTTCACCAGACAATGCTCTAAGTGcccttttttggttttgtgtccACCAAGGAGTGGGAAGCAGAGATGGATTACAGCAATGTTTCCATCGGATCCACTCGAACACATTGGGCAGGCCAGTGAGAACGATGGTCAGTAAAGAGCTAAAAGTCTATTAATCAATGACATTTTTGAGCTCCCACTCATCCTTtttgtctccccccccccttttcctCTTAGATATATCCCAGGTTCAGTGCATCAAAAGCTACCAAGCCCAGGAGCATGATGAGTTAACACTGGAAAAGGCTGACATTCTTCACGCTAAGACCATTACAAGTGATGGTATggtaaaataatgtgcattcCCGCTTCTAAATTTATCAAATCTATGGACAActcaggaatgttttttttttttttttctaccaggCTGGGTGGAAGGCATCAGACTGTCAGACGGGGAGCGGGGCTGGTTCCCCAAAACGTACGTGGAGGAAATCACAAGTCGCAGCGCGCGACTCCGCAACCTCCGGGAAAATATACGCATCAAATGTGTCACAAAGAAACTGGAGGGAGTGGCCTAACTGTTTTACTACATGTGTATCAAAGGTACCTTTGAGTTGATGGCAATCATTGCTTTTTTCTTAGGTAATTTTCTTTCCAGCGCGCtagctgtgaatacatttttgaaattatatGTAAGGCTTTTACTGCTCCCTTACAATCTTAATTTAAGTCTGTTCACAGCAGGAAGGTTTTGTACCAGTAGTTCCTGAACTTTGTAGGAGCATCTGCATAATGCATCTGAAATTTCAGGCATCTCTAtggtaaatgtgaaaacaagtatGTACATTTATTAGCACAGCAAgtcaatttaaacacatttcatgaTAAACATTTACCTTTAAACATCAGAAACTAACAAACTTGTCACTTTAGGCTAATGTACAATTTGTCACTACTTCTTTTCATCCACCATGTCTAATTTGTGTTGTCCTGTCCAGTAGATGCAGCCCAGAAAATCACCTAAAGCAGATTTTGCgcatttgtttgtgattttcgCACAGtgcaacactgtaaaaaatatatataatactaCCAGCTTTGTCCTTTAAACCCAGAAAATTAACTATGCATTTACATTAACCTATGTGCCATATGTGCATGTTTTAGCTTCATATGTACTCATTTAAAAATGGATTACTCCGTTTACCACCAACTAGTAAaagttaaatactgtatgtaaatttaCTGTACTGCCACACAGTAAGCACTGTGCTCCAAGACTCAATCATCCACATCGTTTCCCCACCTAGAAATCCTCAAATGACCAATAGCACAGTGTTAATGAACCACTATAAtcaatgtttaaatgtaaatttctgtCCTATACCCAAGTTGTTAGTCATAATTTAAGTGGATGCTGTTGCAGCATGTGTATTTATACTCCTCTGGCTGGTTGTTCTCTAAGGAGattctaaatgtaaattaaaaagtaatttctaaAACCacaatataaatactgtaatacaCTGGATGTTTACTGGATTTCTCCAcactactgtaaatgtttaaccACTGAATTAAATAGATACttaattttatgttgtgttgaataaattatttttaactctGCACATTAGactttttaatcagtttattgTGGACAACATTTTAATGTCTACTGTATATTTTCAGTTCTGCTTAAGTAGCCTTCATAACTCCACAATCTCTATATCAAACATTTCATGGACTCTTAAACCAGGTTATGGCCTTGTTTCTACTTGTTCCCACATGAAGGGGACGTATATCTTTTCAGTCCCTCAGACctttaaataacataaataactaaaatagtttaaagttagagctgaaaacattttctctgctgcatcatcattttgtgggaaacaaaataatatgtaCACTATCTACACATTTAATATTAGATTTCTAAGTACAATTTAACATTCTGGTGTGTCAGCTGCATGCTTTGATGTGATGATGGTCGGCTGTTACGATTGGTTCCTGGGATTCCGTCCTGTTTCGGTGCAGCTTTGGCATGATCGGAGGTGCGACCTGACTCAAAGTAATGTGGCTGCTTCTGTCTGGCTggacatcaaaaacaaaaaccttaatGAGGCATAGTTGCTTTACTTTGGCACATGTAAATATTTCTGAAAACAGcttcaaaaagtatttttccttGAATTGAGAAAATTATGACAGACTAACAGTTCAGTGGGGTAGATGTCCAAATCAAACTGTATTAATCTACTAAACAACTTCAAGGATTTTCAGAATAATCTGTGCTCCCAGCTGTATTTCCATGGCACAGCCATTAAACAAAACTGCCAAAAACATAAACCACTTTATGCTGTTGATCTCAAACAAGTTTGTACAAGTTGATTTTCATACCAAACCAAAACTAGCAGCTGCCCAGGAGATAGGAAAGTTGCATGTAGAACTCTAAAGCAGTACAGTGTGTTAGAAATGATGTGTAGTAAATGGGTCTTGGCCTGGGGTCTGGgctacagtatgtttacagtACACCTTAAGTGGCCCCCAAGTGACAGAGACCTGATGTTTTTCACCAAAATTGAAGAAGCCACATCTAATGTTTTCACGTGAGATCTGGTTCACTTTGACACAATTTCAATGTGAATGTGGTTCAAGGGAACcaccatattaaaaaaataaataaaaatgtgagcaTTAAAGCCTGTAATGTGACTGTAGCCTTGCATTAACATATTTTAGACAGTGGGGGGCACCAGGAACAAGctgtaaattatttgttttaatgtaaacttCTTAGTTAGCAGTTGCCACTTGCCGACATGCCGCTGTACTCACTTTTTCAGCTCTGTTTTGGTCACCCCCAGCTAAACCCAATGTAGCTTCCCCactaaattaaataatcaaaGTGAGAAATTGGAATCTGATAGACCCGCCCGCCcacagcacatactgtatattgttacTGTGCAGAATGTCTCAGGTTGTAGCTAGAACATGTCTGAAAATACGAATAACGGTTAAATTGTTAAAcctaaatataaacacattttatgtctatttccctactgtaaatgtattagtATTGTTAATTTAACGATCGATCGGATTACTCTTTGGAATTAGAGGTGTCAGTGTTTCTCGTCAACCTTGCTCTTCCTCTCAGCTCTACTAAGCTTTTTAGCTTGTTTTACATATATGCTCTACAAACTCTTGCAATCAACCTCATTTGCAGCGCTAGAAGAAACACAAgtaaatgctaatgtttttCCATATGTAAGAAGGTACTGTAGAAGACTCAATATTACAATATGATATGTCAGATATTTTTGCTTTCAGGCTGTTCTGTTGCCTCCAAATAGATAACAGATTGTTGTATTAGTggattattttaacaatattaaaatccgTTATATTCTGTGTGCTCACCTCTAAACACCATACTAGTAATTTAGTGTATTTCTGACCTGTTGTAATTGGAAAATCCAGTTCTGATAATCCTCCAGGCATGTACAAGAAACCTGCAGGGGCTCCACCAGCTCAcctaacacaaaacaataatttttcgAAGTGAATGCATTACTCACTGCAGTGAGTTCAGCTATAAGCCTGCAATACAGTTAGCTAAAATGTTTGCACAGTATTAGTCACCTATCAGCTCAAACTCCAGGTGTCCAGTCAACGCTGACCTCTCCACTGCTCTGATGCTGTATCGGGGCAGTCGGCCCTGTTAGACAAGTCACAGAAAGAACGAGAAGGTttacaatactttttacttccattaaataataacagaatTGAGTCCATTCACCTGCGTTTCAGGCAGCAGGTTTAGGTTACGAAATGTTCCACCCTTGCTATAGGTTCATGACATTTGTCAAACGAAAAAGGCCTGTGTTATAATTATGGGGACACGTAGTTGCACCACAGAAGTTGAGCAGGTGTTATtagggatttttttccccatataATCATTCTACGCTACCTCATATCTTATATTCAGTCGCTTGTTGTCGACTGACAACAGCAAGACATCTTGCGGGAAGAGAACCATCAGCCTTTCTTGGAGCCCCTGCAACAATAAAGTCTCTATTAACATCCAACACAGGTGACAAAATAGGGTGAGAACAATATCTTTTATgaccatttactgtatttctatgTGCCCcaagtaaatttaaaattaaaatgtggattattacAACTTAAATATATATTCTGTGATCCTAATGTTGGTAATTACAACAATGTATTTTCTAGACTTGCTGATGTGGCAACTTcactaaaacaaaatctgatCTGATTAATTGTTATCAAAATtatcattttcagtttatttccaAATGGAGTGGGTCAGGTTTCTATTGTTGTTTACAACCCATTTATTATGTTTGTTGCCACTCTCGACTTTTGGACACTGGCAGTTTCAAGTAtataagagagagaaaatacaaatagaGAGAAAATtactgacagaaaatgaaacctAAAATGAGACCCATAACCGTAATTACCCTttagcatgaaaacaaaacaagtctATGTTGAGATACTAGTACAGTTCTTTTAAATAAGCATCACCATAAACAAACCGTGCCTCTAATGAATCAAACAAGTTTAACAAGGAAGCAAAAGCATAGATTTTTCACTTTAGAAAGGTTAATAAAATACAGTCTCATCTGGCACAATGTGGTACAGTAAGGGTGGAAATCTGGAGAAGACAggatcaaaaaacaaatgtttctcttatttttaaGCACAGGTGTCGGCTAAGCATTTTTCAGTGTGCCATAaattcctgtaaaaaaaaaaaaaaacactatatgACCTCTTGCTATATGTATCTCAGTACCAACAACAGCTTAGAAGCTTCACTCTCATCAACATGTGCATCAGATTTAACTTATCACAGCGTGGTTAAATGACACCAACCTCCTGAACCTGCTGAACAGCAATAATAGGCTGATAAGAACTGATAAAGTCCCACGGAATGTTGCAATTACATCCTGATCTGGTGCCATGTCAAAGttctaaagaaataataatacagCTCACTTTATTGATGGAGTGTGAGAGAGAACTGATTACCTGTCTCTGTGAATTAATATGGACGATAGATAGGTATACTGGCTGACCCATGTGCTGTATGGGGGAGCCCTCCCACTGCCATACTGGAGCTTGTAGTAAGTATTTTTTCAGTTCTTCTCTCTTCCATTGCTCATCACATGGTAACTAGGCCGGAAGTATGTGAACAAACAATCAACCACAACATAAACGGCCACCATAACAAGTAGAACTACAAACAGATATGCAACATTTAATTACAAGATAGGAGAGAGCGCAGTGAGAGGGATTCATGGTTTGAGCTATCGACTTGTATCTCCTGTCTTCTATGTGCTGCATCCACATCTGTAATTCGGTAGCACtggcacacagaaacacttttgGCTCCACCATTGGACCTGAACAAAAGAGAGAACAAACATGTTCATGCTCAGTACTGAATACTATGTAGTCATATGTTATTTGAGCTAAATAATTTCCACTGACTCACTGCTGATCTCAAACATGTGTTTTGAATGTGACGTGTCGAGGTCCTGGGAGACAACTTGGAAGGAAAGTCCAGAAAGGGGAAGGACGCCCTGTGATATAAAACAATTCAGGTCTGTCACTATAATTCCTCAAAACAAGATTATTAAGCAAGAAATGTCCAACAGACAATAAATGAAAGTTCATGCACATCTACATAGACCTACTCTTTCAATTTGTTCAAAATTGTTTTGTGAGCTAAAGACGACAGCAGACAAAACCTGTTTAATTGTTCATATAGGCACCTGGCCATTGCTTTAACAGCAAGTTACATTATTTGTGTCCAGCATTCATGCAAATGAGCTACATTTTCCAAGTAATGTAAGTTAACataaatttcattttcttttcctttaacatttacatttagtcatttagcagaggcttttatccaaagcgacttacaagtgagg harbors:
- the arhgef19 gene encoding rho guanine nucleotide exchange factor 19, which translates into the protein MLPGYGFSPFPDFQPHLHAFRCRRESPSMWIPGSGESQTPSEAQEDRSLLHPCHHKHVAVCQQETLAFIELQPPVTPRLNGFGSPRQTVIPEAQCTTHSPPANGFKHTINEVIDQRNSCHRTDNEHETMLNLNCHTPAGDDELECHSGIWTTVQEQTEKPRSVTTVSRPLHAALSLPLSFPLSSLYANRDSWESQSPCSPSPPEGPGFQSLESRRPQRRTSQCSLKEKSIRRKVQVYSPDSPSDESLSSPILDADYIFPGPFASFLEEDLSGISSLEAISSLSSEDSVPDLPNSQKDVFSLPAEPLHITEDSTTGVGEDSGGVEMSTATGGSVLSRSRQGDQERRRFSASELISRLQLSQRKNSFTLKLGKSLSARVASRDRQNSSSLSPSADYKSNSKHRSSGGSSDSAPQSPVGPSPPLQCNDSGMPLHRWSTKLGMRKKSIEDDSGTPATVASSNRLSRFLPSLILYQEYSDVAINREIQRQQGKEPGTEEEGLRDEGSDGTPSPSNLSPSSSFRSSRGSAFALWQDIPDVRTSGQLDNFSNEERKLQEAKFELVTSEASYIRSLTIAVDHFMLSQELSECLGAQEKQWLFSKLPEVKDVSERFLQDLEHRLEEDILRFDVCDIVLDHCPALRRVYLPYVTNQAYQEQTYQRLLHDNPRFPGILARLEEDPICQRLPLTSFLILPFQRITRLKMLVENILKRTTPGSRDEDTATKAFNELKKIIKECNSSVQSMKRMEELIHLNKKIHFEGKIFPLISQSRWLVKHGELLEVDTQMMTISGSKLKLPTKPVYLHLFNDCLLLSRRKDTWKFMVFVHAKIGQLKVKDLSQKLQGISGFIFHLQLCEGQQLKHQILLKSHTESGKQRWITAMFPSDPLEHIGQASENDDISQVQCIKSYQAQEHDELTLEKADILHAKTITSDGWVEGIRLSDGERGWFPKTYVEEITSRSARLRNLRENIRIKCVTKKLEGVA
- the LOC137139509 gene encoding rho guanine nucleotide exchange factor 7 isoform X1: MGCCSVTQRHTGVDEVGPDEIELLELSGDGLGVWSLGETRLQLSVRYSRDELSPPPSYPSSRQLEEDTVVLWGRSKDELQLRIYSQQPISGWEGQPAHTYGEIIYASLVSLYNRYTKGTSENFLVLFSFHLLILSLDHSRQDFIYEGVLPLSGLSFQVVSQDLDTSHSKHMFEISSPMVEPKVFLCASATELQMWMQHIEDRRYKSIAQTMNPSHCALSYLLPCDEQWKREELKKYLLQAPVWQWEGSPIQHMGQPVYLSIVHINSQRQGLQERLMVLFPQDVLLLSVDNKRLNIRYEGRLPRYSIRAVERSALTGHLEFELIGELVEPLQVSCTCLEDYQNWIFQLQQPDRSSHITLSQVAPPIMPKLHRNRTESQEPIVTADHHHIKACS
- the LOC137139509 gene encoding probable pleckstrin homology domain-containing family N member 1 isoform X2, translating into MGCCSVTQRHTGVDEVGPDEIELLELSGDGLGVWSLGETRLQLSVRYSRDELSPPPSYPSSRQLEEDTVVLWGRSKDELQLRIYSQQPISGWEGQPAHTYGEIIYASLVSLYNRYTKGTSENFLVLFSFHLLILSLDHSRQDFIYEGVLPLSGLSFQVVSQDLDTSHSKHMFEISSPMVEPKVFLCASATELQMWMQHIEDRRYKSIAQTMNPSHCALSYLLPCDEQWKREELKKYLLQAPVWQWEGSPIQHMGQPVYLSIVHINSQRQGLQERLMVLFPQDVLLLSVDNKRLNIRYEGRLPRYSIRAVERSALTGHLEFELIGELVEPLQVSCTCLEDYQNWIFQLQQTEAATLL